The proteins below are encoded in one region of Syntrophotalea carbinolica DSM 2380:
- a CDS encoding aldehyde dehydrogenase family protein: MDAKQVIDQMVEKAQVALEEMKKLNQEQTDAICKAIAEVIEANKEDLAKDAVEETRLGKYEDKVIKNHFGSTVIWEDMKDVKTVGVVKDENDIIEIAEPYGIVAGVTPTTNPTSTVSFKILSALKGRNVIILGFHPRAQKCCAKTAEMALKAAMAAGAPKDCIQYIAEPSIEATNALMTNPGVAVILATGGGAMVKAAYSSGNPAFGVGAGGCPVYVAADADIDQAMADTLLSKNFDHGVVCASEQNLIFDNAETAEKAIAKLKELGAYICNDEEKAKLEKLYFGDCYVVSGKVVGQPPYKIAEMAGFSVPESTEALIVGPLKGTQDEEPMSREKLSPSLGYMIVDGKDAAIERCAELLKKGGKGHTAGIHSADDALCIEFASRVDANRVTFNSPTSHGAIGGLFNVMIPSLTLGCGPQGNNITSDNVSFRNLVNIKRAARRVVQG, translated from the coding sequence ATGGACGCAAAGCAAGTCATTGACCAGATGGTAGAAAAAGCTCAGGTCGCTCTGGAGGAGATGAAAAAGCTCAACCAGGAACAGACCGACGCTATCTGCAAAGCCATTGCCGAAGTCATCGAAGCCAATAAAGAAGACCTGGCCAAAGATGCCGTTGAAGAAACCCGCCTCGGTAAATACGAAGACAAGGTCATCAAGAACCATTTCGGTTCCACCGTGATCTGGGAAGACATGAAGGACGTCAAGACCGTTGGTGTCGTCAAGGACGAAAACGACATCATCGAGATCGCCGAGCCTTACGGCATCGTTGCTGGTGTTACTCCGACCACCAACCCCACTTCGACCGTATCCTTCAAGATCCTCTCCGCTCTTAAAGGCCGTAACGTTATCATCCTCGGCTTCCACCCCCGCGCCCAGAAGTGCTGCGCCAAGACCGCCGAAATGGCTCTCAAAGCCGCTATGGCTGCCGGTGCTCCCAAGGACTGCATCCAGTACATTGCCGAGCCTTCCATCGAAGCTACCAACGCTCTGATGACCAACCCCGGCGTAGCCGTTATCCTGGCTACCGGTGGCGGCGCCATGGTTAAAGCCGCTTACAGCTCCGGCAATCCCGCTTTCGGCGTTGGCGCCGGCGGCTGCCCTGTATATGTTGCCGCCGATGCTGACATCGACCAGGCTATGGCTGACACTCTGCTGTCCAAAAACTTCGACCACGGCGTGGTCTGCGCTTCCGAGCAGAACCTGATTTTCGACAACGCCGAAACCGCTGAAAAAGCCATTGCTAAACTGAAGGAACTCGGCGCTTACATCTGTAATGATGAAGAAAAAGCCAAGCTGGAAAAACTCTACTTCGGCGACTGCTACGTTGTTTCCGGCAAGGTCGTTGGCCAGCCTCCTTACAAAATCGCCGAAATGGCCGGTTTCTCCGTACCCGAGAGCACCGAAGCTCTGATCGTCGGCCCCCTCAAAGGCACCCAGGACGAAGAGCCCATGAGCCGCGAAAAACTCAGCCCCTCTCTCGGCTACATGATCGTCGACGGTAAAGACGCAGCCATCGAGCGTTGCGCCGAACTGCTCAAAAAAGGCGGCAAAGGCCACACCGCTGGTATCCACTCTGCCGACGACGCTCTTTGCATCGAGTTCGCCAGCCGTGTCGATGCCAACCGCGTTACCTTCAACTCGCCCACCAGCCACGGCGCCATCGGCGGTCTGTTCAACGTCATGATCCCGTCGCTGACCCTCGGTTGCGGCCCTCAGGGTAACAACATCACCTCGGACAACGTCAGCTTCCGCAACCTGGTCAACATCAAGCGCGCTGCCCGCCGTGTTGTACAGGGCTAA
- a CDS encoding helix-turn-helix domain-containing protein, whose protein sequence is MQQKIREIASRVRELRELSEISVEQMADSLNLPILTYQRYENGSEDIPASILYKIATDLKVDMGLLLTGDMPRMHIFTVTRKDKGVAVERRKQYSYQNLAANFIHKKAEPFLVSVDPRPQGDAPQRNAHPGQEFNFLLEGRLKIYIHNNEIELEEGDSIYFDANYEHAMEALDGRPAKFLAIIL, encoded by the coding sequence ATGCAGCAGAAAATCCGCGAAATCGCTTCCCGCGTACGTGAATTGCGCGAACTGTCCGAGATATCCGTAGAGCAGATGGCGGATAGTCTCAACCTTCCCATTCTCACCTACCAACGCTACGAAAACGGCAGTGAGGATATCCCCGCCAGCATCCTGTATAAAATCGCCACCGACCTGAAAGTCGACATGGGCCTGCTTTTGACGGGCGACATGCCGCGCATGCACATCTTCACCGTAACCCGCAAAGACAAAGGGGTCGCGGTGGAGCGTCGCAAACAGTACAGCTACCAGAATCTCGCGGCCAATTTTATTCATAAAAAAGCCGAACCTTTTCTGGTCAGCGTCGATCCGCGGCCGCAGGGCGATGCTCCACAGCGAAACGCCCACCCCGGTCAGGAATTCAATTTCCTTTTGGAGGGCCGGCTCAAAATCTATATTCACAACAATGAAATCGAACTCGAGGAAGGCGATTCCATCTATTTCGATGCCAACTACGAACATGCCATGGAGGCTCTCGATGGTCGCCCGGCAAAATTTCTGGCCATCATCCTGTGA
- a CDS encoding pyruvate synthase has protein sequence MRKLLTGNKAAAWGARLAEVDYLPVFPITPQTEIIETLAEWVDRGELDARLTTLESEHSMVTAAGAAAATGVRVFTATSSQGLLYAMEMLYNVAGWRVPLVLVNVSRGLSAPITLEPDHNDVLAARDSGFLQLHCATCQEVLDSVLLAYRLAEDKRVRLPVLVNLDGFYLSFTREPVILPSREQVRAFLPAFDAGSNRFRGGEPVSQAVAVLGGGPYSYFRYQTHLAAVEAGEVFDELSEAFSNHFDRGFKAIEDYRCEDAEILFVMIGSFATKAREAVDRLRDAGQKVGLLRPRLLRPFPAREFVRLLSGRAGVAVIDQNLSTGLGGILYTELAAALYPVPRRPILASFIGGLGGRDITAGEFYAMAEQVRQAVETGQAPPPRLLFTDQEMQTVRGLQRIAGSEEGES, from the coding sequence ATGCGCAAGCTGCTGACCGGAAATAAAGCCGCGGCCTGGGGGGCACGGCTGGCCGAGGTCGATTATCTGCCGGTGTTTCCCATTACACCCCAGACCGAGATCATCGAAACCCTGGCTGAATGGGTCGATCGCGGGGAACTCGATGCCCGGCTCACGACCCTCGAATCGGAACATTCCATGGTGACCGCGGCAGGGGCGGCGGCGGCGACGGGGGTGAGGGTGTTCACCGCCACCTCCAGTCAGGGGCTGCTGTATGCCATGGAAATGCTTTATAACGTGGCCGGATGGCGTGTGCCGCTGGTGCTGGTCAATGTTTCCCGGGGCCTGTCGGCGCCCATCACTCTGGAACCGGATCATAACGATGTGCTGGCGGCGCGCGACAGCGGTTTTCTGCAATTACACTGCGCTACCTGCCAGGAGGTACTCGATAGCGTGCTGCTCGCTTATCGCCTGGCCGAGGACAAACGGGTGCGGCTGCCGGTGCTGGTCAATCTGGACGGTTTTTATCTCTCCTTTACCCGCGAACCGGTGATCCTTCCCTCGCGCGAACAGGTGCGGGCCTTTTTGCCGGCTTTCGATGCCGGCAGTAACAGATTTCGCGGCGGGGAGCCGGTCAGCCAGGCGGTGGCGGTGCTGGGCGGCGGTCCTTATTCCTATTTCCGTTATCAGACTCACCTGGCGGCGGTCGAAGCCGGGGAAGTTTTCGACGAACTCAGTGAGGCCTTCAGTAATCATTTCGATCGTGGTTTCAAGGCGATCGAGGATTATCGCTGCGAGGACGCCGAGATCCTGTTCGTCATGATCGGATCCTTTGCCACCAAGGCCCGCGAGGCCGTCGATCGCCTGCGCGATGCCGGTCAGAAAGTCGGACTGTTGCGGCCGCGACTGTTACGTCCGTTTCCAGCGCGGGAATTTGTCCGCTTGCTATCGGGACGGGCGGGAGTGGCGGTTATCGATCAGAACCTCAGCACCGGGCTTGGAGGCATTCTCTACACCGAACTGGCGGCGGCGCTTTACCCTGTGCCACGGCGTCCGATTTTAGCGAGTTTTATCGGCGGATTGGGCGGACGCGATATCACGGCGGGTGAATTTTATGCCATGGCCGAGCAGGTGCGCCAGGCCGTGGAAACAGGCCAGGCTCCGCCTCCGCGTTTGTTGTTTACCGATCAGGAAATGCAGACTGTTCGGGGATTGCAGCGCATTGCCGGATCAGAAGAGGGGGAATCATGA
- the prfB gene encoding peptide chain release factor 2 (programmed frameshift): MYREVNEILGSLKKKLDELRRYLDVDAKAERVAELEAEMSRPGFWESGDQAQDILKERTGLEKLVTSFRESQQELEDLQLLADLGAESGDEATLEEISALLPDLQRRVDKMEFARMLSGEHDSCDAIFSINAGAGGTEAQDWADMLLRMYMRYFEKKGFKAELTDHQPGDEAGIKGATLTVSGDYAYGWLRAEIGIHRLVRISPFDSNARRHTSFCSVFVFPELPDDVEVDINEKDLKVDTYRSSGAGGQHVNKTDSAIRITHVPSGIVVACQNERSQHKNRATAMKQLKARLYELELRKKEEEASAIAGEKMEIGWGSQIRSYVLHPYRMVKDHRTNFESGNADAVLDGDLDGFIEAYLLSAK, encoded by the exons ATGTATCGTGAAGTTAATGAAATATTGGGTTCTCTCAAAAAGAAGCTCGATGAGCTGAGGAGGTATCTT GACGTTGATGCCAAGGCCGAGCGAGTCGCTGAGCTAGAGGCTGAAATGTCTCGTCCCGGATTCTGGGAATCGGGAGATCAGGCTCAGGATATTCTCAAGGAACGAACCGGTCTTGAGAAGCTGGTCACGTCTTTTCGTGAATCGCAGCAGGAATTGGAAGATCTGCAGCTTTTGGCAGACCTCGGCGCCGAAAGCGGTGATGAAGCCACGCTTGAAGAGATCTCCGCTTTGTTGCCGGATCTGCAGCGGCGGGTGGATAAAATGGAGTTTGCTCGCATGCTTTCCGGTGAGCACGATTCCTGTGACGCTATTTTCAGTATCAATGCCGGCGCCGGCGGTACGGAGGCTCAGGATTGGGCCGATATGCTGCTGCGTATGTATATGCGGTATTTTGAGAAAAAAGGTTTCAAGGCCGAACTGACCGATCATCAGCCCGGCGATGAGGCGGGGATCAAGGGTGCGACCCTTACTGTTTCCGGGGATTATGCCTACGGCTGGTTGCGGGCCGAAATAGGGATTCATCGCCTGGTGAGAATTTCGCCCTTCGATTCGAATGCTCGTCGGCACACCTCCTTTTGCTCGGTATTTGTCTTTCCGGAATTGCCCGATGATGTTGAGGTCGATATCAACGAGAAGGACCTCAAGGTCGATACTTACCGATCCAGCGGTGCCGGCGGCCAGCATGTCAACAAGACCGATTCGGCCATTCGTATTACCCATGTTCCAAGCGGTATCGTTGTCGCGTGTCAGAATGAACGTTCTCAGCACAAGAACCGAGCTACAGCGATGAAGCAACTCAAGGCCCGGTTGTATGAACTTGAATTGCGGAAAAAAGAAGAGGAAGCATCTGCTATCGCCGGTGAAAAGATGGAGATCGGGTGGGGCAGTCAGATTCGGTCTTACGTGCTGCATCCCTATCGGATGGTAAAGGATCATCGCACAAACTTTGAGTCCGGCAATGCTGATGCTGTGCTCGACGGTGATCTGGATGGTTTTATCGAGGCGTATCTCCTTTCGGCCAAGTAG
- a CDS encoding DMT family transporter: MKDHPLSSIPLLAIIACLLWSTAFVGVKTGLQYCGPLAFAGSRFVLSGLLLVPLWWSRRPRPATVLGNGGLILKVAFFQTFALYGLFYLGLTLVPGALAAMVIGASPLVSAVLAHYLMPGDRMTPIKTVSLLLGLIGIAILSLSRQPWTSPAGLSELIGIGVLLLANAAGALGNIFVSRHGSALEPVFLNSAQIFIGGLGLWLLSIPFEEPISLTNPPSFWAALIWLSFLSASAFSIWFKLLRKPSVKVSELNLWKFLIPVCGAILSWILLPEEYPTVWSLGGMGCISIAIIIYNLPALLNPAAGLPDRR, from the coding sequence TTGAAGGATCACCCCCTGTCCAGCATCCCGCTCTTGGCCATCATTGCCTGTCTGTTATGGTCGACGGCCTTCGTCGGTGTTAAAACCGGCTTGCAGTACTGCGGTCCGCTGGCCTTCGCCGGATCACGTTTTGTGCTTTCCGGTCTGCTCCTCGTCCCTCTGTGGTGGTCCCGGCGCCCCCGCCCGGCGACCGTTTTAGGTAACGGCGGGTTAATTCTCAAGGTCGCTTTTTTCCAGACCTTCGCCCTGTACGGACTCTTTTACTTGGGCTTGACCCTGGTTCCCGGTGCCCTGGCTGCCATGGTCATCGGCGCGTCACCACTGGTTTCGGCGGTTTTGGCACACTATCTTATGCCTGGGGACCGCATGACGCCGATCAAAACCGTCAGTCTCCTGCTGGGACTCATCGGGATAGCCATATTAAGCTTAAGCCGTCAACCCTGGACATCCCCCGCCGGCTTGTCGGAACTGATCGGCATCGGTGTTTTGCTGTTGGCCAATGCTGCCGGTGCCCTGGGAAACATTTTCGTCTCCCGCCACGGAAGCGCTCTGGAACCGGTATTTTTAAACTCCGCACAAATCTTTATCGGCGGACTCGGTCTCTGGCTACTCTCCATACCCTTCGAAGAACCCATATCCTTGACCAATCCGCCGTCCTTCTGGGCGGCACTCATATGGTTATCGTTTCTCTCGGCGTCGGCCTTTTCCATCTGGTTCAAGCTGCTGCGTAAACCTTCCGTCAAGGTATCGGAACTCAATCTCTGGAAATTCCTGATCCCCGTCTGCGGCGCCATCCTTAGCTGGATACTCCTGCCGGAGGAATATCCTACCGTCTGGTCCCTGGGAGGAATGGGATGTATCTCCATTGCCATTATTATCTACAACCTCCCCGCTTTGCTGAATCCCGCTGCCGGCCTTCCCGACAGACGCTAG
- the trpB gene encoding tryptophan synthase subunit beta, which yields MSRTLNDIPLPDSKGYFGEYGGSYIPEVLQKVMDEITEAYLQIKQDKSFQEELQSLYRHYVGRPSALFHARNLSKKIGGAQIYLKREDLNHTGAHKINHCLGEALLAKRMGKEILIAETGAGQHGVALATAAALVGLECHIYMGEVDIAKEHPNVTRMKILGAKVIPVTRGTRTLKDAVDAAFEAYLEDPIRQIYAIGSVVGPHPFPMMVRDFQQIVGTEARQQFLEMTGRLPDNLVACVGGGSNAIGIFTAFLNDESVSIYGVEPSGRGLTGGDHAATLSLGKPGIMHGFRSYMLQDENGMPLPVYSVASGLDYPGVGPQHSLLKDLNRVNYVTAGDKDTIDAFFELSRVEGIIPALESCHAVAYAMELAATLSAEDTILVNLSGRGDKDLDFVMENYGKDYGCE from the coding sequence ATGAGCCGTACCTTAAACGATATTCCTCTGCCGGACAGCAAAGGTTACTTTGGCGAATATGGCGGCAGCTACATCCCCGAAGTCCTGCAAAAGGTCATGGATGAAATCACCGAGGCCTATCTCCAGATCAAGCAGGATAAATCCTTTCAGGAAGAACTTCAGTCCCTCTATCGCCATTATGTCGGCCGGCCCAGTGCCCTTTTTCATGCGCGGAACCTCTCCAAAAAAATCGGCGGAGCCCAGATTTACCTGAAACGGGAAGATCTCAATCACACCGGCGCTCACAAAATCAACCATTGCCTCGGCGAAGCCCTGCTGGCCAAACGCATGGGCAAGGAAATCCTCATCGCCGAAACCGGCGCAGGCCAACACGGTGTCGCTCTGGCGACGGCGGCGGCCCTGGTCGGTCTCGAATGCCATATTTACATGGGCGAGGTGGACATCGCCAAAGAGCACCCCAACGTCACCCGTATGAAAATCCTTGGCGCCAAAGTTATCCCGGTCACGCGCGGTACCCGGACCCTCAAGGATGCCGTCGACGCCGCATTCGAAGCCTACCTTGAAGATCCGATACGCCAGATCTACGCTATCGGATCCGTGGTCGGCCCCCACCCGTTTCCGATGATGGTGCGTGATTTTCAGCAGATCGTCGGCACCGAAGCGAGACAACAGTTTCTTGAAATGACCGGCCGTCTGCCAGACAACCTGGTGGCCTGCGTCGGAGGCGGCTCTAACGCCATCGGCATATTTACCGCGTTCCTCAATGATGAGAGCGTGTCCATTTACGGTGTCGAACCCTCCGGCCGAGGGTTGACCGGCGGCGATCACGCAGCCACCCTGTCCCTGGGCAAGCCGGGCATCATGCACGGTTTCCGATCCTACATGCTGCAAGATGAAAACGGGATGCCACTGCCTGTCTACTCCGTGGCCAGCGGCCTTGACTACCCCGGGGTCGGACCCCAACATAGCCTGCTCAAGGATCTTAATCGGGTCAACTACGTCACTGCAGGCGACAAAGATACCATCGACGCCTTTTTCGAATTGTCTCGAGTGGAAGGTATTATCCCGGCGCTGGAAAGCTGCCACGCCGTAGCTTACGCCATGGAACTTGCAGCGACCCTATCCGCGGAAGACACTATTTTGGTCAATCTGTCCGGGCGCGGCGACAAGGACCTCGACTTTGTCATGGAAAATTACGGAAAGGATTACGGCTGCGAATAG
- a CDS encoding AMP-binding protein, which produces MSCLLDRFVNRTEFNSYKDFKSHLNIKIPDNFNFAYDVVDVYAAEQPEKRALVWCDDHGNDRTFTFGDLKHYSDKAANLFRSYGIKKGDHVMLILKGRYEFWFCLLGLHKIGAIATPATHMLTSKDIKYRVEVASIPMIVSVADDGLVEHIEEGQRQTGDRIRHKLILGEPRDGWLDFKSELEKASADFVRPEGNENTCNDDTCLAYFSSGTTGYPKLIHHDMIYPLGHILTAKYWQNNMDDGLHYTVADTGWAKVVWGKIYGQWLCGSAVFVYDYDKFNAASMAAMAARYGVTTFCAPPTIYRFLIKEDLSQYDFSGLKYCVVAGEPLNPEVYERFLKYTGLKLMEAYGQTELVVTIATWPWMEPKPGSMGKPCPLYDIDLLNAEGRPCDVGEEGEIVINTKSGRPLGLFPGYFRDEDKTAEVWYDGYYHTGDMAWRDEDGYYWFVGRADDVIKSSGYRIGPFEVESALMEHPAVMECAITGVPDPDRGQVVKATIVLTKDFTADDTLKEKLQNHVKNVTAPYKYPRIIEFVPELPKTISGKIRRVEIREKDDDRI; this is translated from the coding sequence ATGTCTTGTCTTCTGGACCGGTTCGTCAACCGGACCGAATTTAACTCCTACAAAGATTTCAAGTCCCATCTGAACATCAAGATTCCGGATAATTTCAACTTCGCCTACGATGTGGTCGACGTTTATGCCGCCGAGCAGCCGGAGAAGCGCGCGCTGGTATGGTGCGATGACCACGGCAACGACCGGACCTTCACCTTCGGCGACCTGAAGCACTACAGCGACAAAGCCGCCAACCTGTTCCGCAGCTACGGCATCAAAAAAGGCGACCATGTCATGCTGATCCTCAAAGGTCGCTACGAATTCTGGTTCTGCCTACTGGGGCTGCACAAGATCGGCGCCATCGCCACTCCGGCCACCCATATGCTCACCTCCAAGGATATCAAGTACCGCGTGGAGGTCGCTTCCATCCCCATGATCGTGAGTGTGGCCGACGACGGGCTTGTCGAGCATATCGAGGAAGGCCAACGTCAGACCGGCGACAGAATCCGGCACAAGCTGATACTGGGGGAACCGCGGGACGGATGGCTTGATTTCAAGAGCGAACTGGAAAAGGCTTCTGCGGACTTCGTGCGTCCGGAAGGAAATGAAAACACCTGCAACGACGATACCTGCCTGGCCTATTTTTCCTCCGGCACCACCGGCTATCCCAAACTGATCCACCACGACATGATCTATCCCCTGGGACATATCCTTACCGCCAAATACTGGCAGAACAACATGGATGACGGCCTGCATTACACGGTGGCCGACACGGGCTGGGCCAAGGTGGTGTGGGGCAAGATCTACGGCCAATGGCTGTGCGGCAGCGCCGTGTTCGTCTATGACTACGATAAATTCAACGCCGCATCGATGGCGGCCATGGCGGCCCGCTACGGCGTGACCACCTTCTGCGCACCGCCGACCATCTACCGTTTCCTCATCAAGGAAGATCTCTCCCAGTACGATTTTTCCGGGCTGAAATATTGCGTCGTGGCGGGCGAGCCCCTGAACCCTGAAGTGTACGAACGGTTCCTTAAATACACCGGACTCAAACTCATGGAGGCCTACGGGCAGACCGAACTGGTGGTCACCATCGCCACCTGGCCCTGGATGGAACCCAAACCTGGTTCCATGGGCAAACCTTGCCCGCTTTACGATATCGATCTGCTCAACGCCGAAGGGCGCCCCTGCGACGTAGGTGAAGAAGGCGAAATCGTCATCAACACCAAGTCCGGACGGCCTCTTGGCCTGTTTCCCGGTTACTTCCGCGATGAAGACAAAACTGCCGAGGTCTGGTACGACGGTTACTATCACACCGGTGATATGGCCTGGCGGGACGAAGATGGTTATTACTGGTTCGTCGGCCGTGCCGACGATGTCATCAAAAGCAGCGGCTACCGCATCGGACCGTTCGAAGTCGAAAGTGCTCTCATGGAACACCCGGCGGTTATGGAATGCGCCATTACCGGCGTGCCGGATCCGGACCGTGGCCAGGTGGTCAAGGCGACCATCGTGCTGACCAAAGATTTTACAGCCGATGATACGCTAAAGGAAAAACTGCAGAATCACGTTAAAAATGTCACAGCGCCTTACAAATATCCACGCATCATCGAATTCGTGCCGGAGTTGCCCAAAACCATCAGCGGCAAAATCCGCAGGGTCGAAATCCGTGAAAAGGACGATGACAGGATTTAA
- a CDS encoding thiamine pyrophosphate-dependent enzyme, with product MSEQDCAGTGKATRQGLLGAGTPMCAGCGGLQALHQIYDLVGDKTVFVNAAGCMTLLSIYPFTPFPGSWLYTAMACAPAGAQGVRDALDVLLAKGRIQPEQDQLPVVLTGDGSAYGMGLSATSAAIDRGLDFLYICYDNEGYGNTGHQYSAATPAGARTATSRVDGYAGIKKDLFAIWSAHRPAYVATAIGTEPADLARKLKKALSLSGPRLLLVLAPCPTGWGFEPARMVELGKLAVKTGIWPLKEYSDGQVRHTQVPARRKPVTDYLQLQGRFRHLFAPVRDTDKLTALQRQVDDYWEHID from the coding sequence ATGAGCGAGCAGGATTGTGCCGGAACCGGGAAAGCCACTCGGCAGGGACTGTTGGGTGCCGGTACTCCCATGTGCGCGGGGTGTGGCGGGTTGCAGGCCTTGCATCAGATTTACGATCTGGTGGGGGACAAGACCGTGTTTGTCAATGCTGCCGGCTGCATGACCCTGCTGTCTATCTATCCTTTTACGCCTTTTCCCGGCTCCTGGCTGTACACGGCCATGGCCTGCGCACCCGCCGGTGCCCAGGGGGTCAGGGATGCGCTCGATGTGCTGCTTGCCAAAGGGCGCATTCAACCGGAACAGGATCAATTGCCGGTGGTGTTGACCGGAGACGGATCGGCTTACGGCATGGGGCTTTCCGCCACCTCGGCAGCCATCGATCGCGGACTTGATTTTCTCTATATCTGTTACGATAACGAAGGCTATGGGAATACCGGACACCAGTATTCGGCGGCAACGCCGGCAGGAGCCCGCACGGCCACCAGCCGGGTCGACGGTTACGCGGGGATTAAAAAGGACCTGTTCGCCATCTGGAGCGCCCACCGACCGGCCTACGTTGCCACCGCCATCGGTACCGAACCGGCCGATCTGGCGCGCAAGCTAAAAAAAGCCTTAAGCTTGAGCGGCCCGCGCCTGCTTCTGGTCCTGGCCCCTTGTCCCACGGGGTGGGGATTTGAACCCGCACGCATGGTGGAACTCGGCAAGTTGGCAGTAAAGACCGGTATCTGGCCTCTGAAGGAGTACAGCGACGGGCAGGTGCGGCATACCCAGGTCCCGGCACGGCGGAAACCGGTGACGGACTATTTGCAGTTGCAGGGGCGTTTCCGACATCTGTTTGCTCCCGTGCGGGATACGGATAAACTGACCGCTCTGCAGCGGCAGGTGGATGATTACTGGGAGCATATCGACTAA
- a CDS encoding fatty acid CoA ligase family protein: MGKAASYYHCGGLEPLKGETIPEHFNRIARHCADREAIVSRHQGQRMTYAQLAGASDRLARGLLGMGYGRGDRIGVWATNSIEWLLLQLATARIGVALVAINPGYRRQEIAYALQHSEVHGVFFIPAFRSSDYVEILGSIIPGLHEGGTELSHPEFPHLRQVVLFDPQNAEATRKVLPGLTVWQEVLAAGEGVTRQDLEAATAALDRDDTIALLYTSGSMGSPKTAVLSHHNILNNAWFTARRMAFTETDRLCAPVPFYHCFGMVLANLVCMAVGACVVLPQEYFDPLATLQAIEAEACTTLYGVPTMFLSQVEHPQRDSFDLTSLRTGIMGGAPCPPALVRRVMDELHCPEILIGYGMTEASPLTHLTAPEDPLPIRLETVGRNLPHQEVKLIDPDSGATVAMGEVGEVCFRGYHVAKGYYGDPEATALGIDADGWLHSGDLGTMDGDGYVKITGRRKEIIIRGGENICPWQIEQHLLQHPKVAEVAVFGLPDEFYGEQIMAWVRLESGQQADEEELRDFCKAGLAHFKVPRYLWIVDEFPKTGSGKLHKPQMRELSLQRLKGDKN, translated from the coding sequence ATGGGCAAGGCAGCTAGTTATTACCACTGTGGTGGTCTGGAGCCCCTTAAAGGGGAAACCATTCCGGAGCATTTTAACCGGATCGCAAGACACTGTGCTGACAGAGAGGCCATCGTTTCACGCCATCAGGGACAACGGATGACCTATGCCCAACTTGCAGGAGCGTCCGACCGTCTGGCGAGGGGGCTGCTCGGCATGGGGTATGGGCGCGGCGACCGTATCGGTGTGTGGGCGACCAACAGCATCGAATGGTTGCTGCTGCAGTTGGCCACGGCGCGCATCGGGGTTGCTCTGGTAGCCATCAATCCCGGCTACCGGCGGCAGGAAATCGCCTATGCTCTGCAACACTCGGAGGTGCACGGGGTTTTCTTCATCCCGGCTTTCCGATCGAGCGACTATGTGGAGATACTCGGCAGTATCATTCCTGGGCTGCATGAGGGCGGAACGGAACTCAGCCATCCGGAATTCCCTCATCTGCGACAGGTGGTTCTTTTCGATCCGCAAAATGCCGAAGCGACCCGTAAGGTGTTGCCGGGCCTGACAGTTTGGCAGGAGGTGCTGGCGGCAGGGGAGGGCGTGACGCGGCAGGATCTCGAAGCCGCCACCGCTGCCCTCGATCGGGACGATACCATTGCCCTGCTGTATACCTCCGGTTCCATGGGATCACCGAAAACCGCCGTTCTTTCCCACCATAACATCCTCAACAACGCCTGGTTTACCGCCCGGCGCATGGCTTTTACCGAAACGGACAGACTGTGCGCCCCGGTGCCTTTCTATCACTGTTTCGGCATGGTACTGGCCAATCTGGTCTGCATGGCGGTCGGGGCATGTGTGGTGTTGCCCCAGGAGTATTTCGATCCCCTGGCGACCTTGCAGGCGATCGAGGCCGAAGCTTGCACAACCCTTTACGGTGTGCCGACCATGTTTCTGTCGCAGGTGGAGCATCCACAGCGTGACAGCTTCGATCTGACCAGTTTACGCACCGGCATTATGGGGGGCGCACCGTGTCCGCCGGCGCTGGTACGACGGGTCATGGACGAGCTGCATTGCCCCGAAATCCTTATCGGCTACGGTATGACCGAAGCCTCGCCTTTAACCCATTTGACGGCGCCGGAAGATCCTTTGCCGATCCGTTTGGAAACGGTCGGTCGAAATCTGCCACACCAGGAGGTCAAGCTCATCGATCCCGACAGCGGAGCCACCGTCGCCATGGGCGAAGTCGGTGAGGTCTGCTTTCGCGGGTATCATGTCGCCAAGGGATATTATGGCGATCCCGAGGCCACGGCCCTGGGCATCGATGCCGATGGCTGGTTGCACTCCGGCGATCTCGGTACCATGGATGGCGACGGTTATGTGAAGATCACCGGACGGCGCAAGGAAATCATCATTCGCGGCGGCGAAAACATCTGTCCCTGGCAGATCGAACAACATCTGCTTCAGCATCCCAAGGTGGCCGAGGTGGCGGTATTCGGTTTGCCCGATGAATTCTACGGGGAGCAGATCATGGCCTGGGTGCGGCTTGAAAGCGGACAGCAGGCCGACGAGGAAGAGCTAAGGGATTTTTGCAAAGCCGGTCTGGCCCATTTCAAGGTGCCCCGGTATCTCTGGATCGTGGATGAATTTCCCAAAACCGGCAGCGGCAAGCTGCACAAGCCGCAAATGCGGGAATTGTCGCTGCAAAGGTTGAAAGGCGATAAGAATTGA